A DNA window from Ranitomeya imitator isolate aRanImi1 chromosome 2, aRanImi1.pri, whole genome shotgun sequence contains the following coding sequences:
- the LOC138663293 gene encoding zinc finger protein 665-like, protein MEVSTISASLSDDLLYKRIFLNYPSKMDMDRYKMAERILHLTLEILFRLTGEDYTVVKKTSSERCQDPVSEGWGRPLSAVTGPPPHLIHEDINDQKILELTYKMIELLTGEVPIRCQDVAVYFSMAEWEYLAGHKDVYKDVMMEVPQPLTSPDLSSRRTTPERCPNPLLLQDYKQEDPNVPQDHQSEDLTHINTIETYVRGDERCKEEIPAYDYPDDCSRRSEGQLTSSVFKSDNLEIPQDTIEVNAITPEIPSSLHSKDLSSDLKQVLSSDLLPTTKEYQSHKISIKKQIDPEVKKPFLLLEYGNHFPLKESFLKHQKIHTAENRFSCSKCGRCFKQKWKLVRHQITHTGEKPFSCSECGKCFNQKSSFVRHQRFHTGEKPFSCSECGKCFNQKSDLVTHQKTHTGEKPFSCPECGKCFNQKSSFVRHQRFHTGEKPFSCSECGKCFNQKSDLVTHQKTHTGEKPFSCPECGKCFNQKSSFVRHQRSHTGEKPFSCSECGKNFTHKPDFVKHQRTHAGEKPFSCSECGKCFNQKAHLDSHQRVHTGEKPFSCSECGKCFNQKEHLDSHQRIHTGEKPFSCSECGKCFNHKSSLVKHQNTHAGEKPFSCSECGKCFNQKANLDSHQRVHTGEKPFSCSECGKCFNQKEHLDSHQRIHTGEKPFSCSECGKCFNHKSNLVTHQRIHTGEKPFSCSECGKCFNQKSSLVMHQRSHTGEKPFSCSECGKYFNRKSDLVRHQRIHTGEKPFSYS, encoded by the exons gtctctacaatatcggcttCTCTCAGTgatgatcttctatataagagaattttcttgaattacccatcaaagatggatatggacagatacAAGATGgccgagaggatattacaccttactctagagatcctcttccgtcttactggagag gattacacagtagtgaagaagacctctagtgagcgatgtcaggaccctgtgtctgagggatggggaagacccctgagcgcagtcacggggcctccacctcacctgatacatgaggacatcaatgaccagaagatcctagaactcacctacaagatgattgagctgctgactggagag gttcctataaggtgtcaggatgtcgccgtctatttctccatggcggagtgggagtatttagcaggacacaaagatgtgtacaaggatgtcatgatggaggttccccagcccctcacatcaccag atctatccagtaggaggacaacaccagagaggtgTCCCAATCCTCTTCTTCTACAGGACTAtaagcaagaagatcccaatgttcctcaggatcatcag agtgaagatctgacccatattaatactatagagacatatgtgaggggtgatgagcggtgtaaagaggagattccagcatatgactacccag ATGACTGTAGCAGGCGATCAGAGGGGcagctgacatcttcagtttttaaatcggataatcttgagatcccacaggatacaattgaagtgaatgccattactccagaaataccatcatcccttcacagcaaagatctatcgtCTGAtctgaaacaggtcctgtcttctgatttattaccgactactaaggaatatcaaagtcacaaaataagcattaaaaaacaaattgaTCCTGAAGTAAAGAAGCCATTTTTACTTTTAGAATATGGAAATCATTTTCCCCTCAAAGAATCTTTTCTTaagcatcaaaaaattcacacagcagagaatagattttcttgttccaagtgtgggagatgttttaaACAGAAGTGGAaacttgttagacaccaaataactcacacaggagagaagcctttttcctgttcagaatgtgggaaatgttttaaccagaaatcatctTTTGTTAGGCACCAGAGattccacacaggagagaagcctttttcctgttcagaatgtgggaaatgttttaaccagaaatcagatttggttacgcaccagaaaacccacacaggggagaagcctttttcctgtccagaatgtgggaaatgttttaaccagaaatcatctTTTGTTAGGCACCAGAGattccacacaggagagaagcctttttcctgttcagaatgtgggaaatgttttaaccagaaatcagatttggttacgcaccagaaaacccacacaggggagaagcctttttcctgtccagaatgtgggaaatgttttaaccagaaatcatctTTTGTTAGGCACCAGAgatctcacacaggagagaagcctttttcatgttcagaatgtggtaaaaatTTTACACACAAACCAGATTTTGTTAAGCATCAGAGAACCCacgcaggggagaagcctttttcctgttcagaatgtgggaaatgttttaatcagaaagcgcatcttgatagTCACCAGAgagtccacacaggggagaagcctttttcctgttcagaatgtgggaaatgttttaatcagaaagagCATCTTGATagtcaccagagaatccacacaggagagaagcctttttcctgttcagaatgtgggaaatgttttaaccacaaatcatctttggttaagcaccagaacaCCCacgcaggggagaagcctttttcctgttcagaatgtgggaaatgttttaatcagaaagcgAATCTTGATAGTCACCAGAgagtccacacaggggagaagcctttttcctgttcagaatgtgggaaatgttttaatcagaaagagCATCTTGATagtcaccagagaatccacacaggagagaagcctttttcctgttcagaatgtgggaaatgttttaaccacaaatcaaatcttgttactcaccagagaatccacacaggagagaagcctttttcatgttcagaatgtgggaaatgttttaaccagaaatcatctttggttatgcaccagagatctcacacaggagagaagcctttttcatgttcagaatgtgggaaatattttaatcggaaatcagatcttgttagacaccaaagaattcacacaggggagaagcctttttcctattcctaa